The following are from one region of the Mannheimia granulomatis genome:
- the ccmD gene encoding heme exporter protein CcmD, whose amino-acid sequence MIFQFESISDFFAMGGYGFYVWLSYGVSFIAMGGLICLSRREYKAILAQAKKELAREERAGKHFESQAVKKQ is encoded by the coding sequence ATGATATTCCAATTTGAATCAATCAGCGATTTTTTCGCTATGGGTGGTTACGGTTTCTATGTATGGCTTTCTTATGGCGTGAGCTTTATCGCAATGGGGGGATTGATTTGCTTAAGCCGTAGAGAATATAAAGCTATTTTAGCGCAAGCGAAAAAAGAATTGGCGAGAGAGGAAAGAGCCGGCAAGCATTTCGAATCACAAGCGGTTAAAAAACAGTAA
- a CDS encoding helix-turn-helix domain-containing protein — protein MLYFYDDIETRKRFADYLKQKRKLAKLSREQLAEKALVPASTIRRFETTGHISFKQFLALWLVLDDMGRLVALTQNTPAMPKTIDEVLRG, from the coding sequence ATGTTGTACTTTTATGATGATATAGAAACTCGCAAACGTTTCGCTGATTACCTCAAGCAAAAGCGAAAACTCGCTAAGCTCTCCCGAGAACAGCTTGCTGAAAAAGCCCTTGTGCCAGCAAGCACCATTCGTCGTTTTGAAACAACAGGGCATATCTCGTTCAAACAATTTTTGGCATTATGGCTCGTGTTAGATGATATGGGACGATTAGTCGCTCTCACGCAAAATACGCCAGCAATGCCAAAAACAATCGATGAGGTGCTTCGTGGTTAA
- a CDS encoding heme lyase CcmF/NrfE family subunit — MIAELGNYALALSLAMSVLLAILPIWGAEKQNSTLIALARPMTWAMFLSLTLSFGSLFYLFAVNDFTVQYVVNNSNSSLPLQYRLSAVWGAHEGSLLLWVWLLSLWSVGVAAFTQKMPEDAVARVLGLMGMISIGFLVFVIFTSNPFDRTFPNFPVDGRELNPMLQDVGLIFHPPLLYMGYVGFSVAFAFAIASLMTGRLDTAWARWSRPWTMAAWVFLTLGIVLGSWWAYYELGWGGWWFWDPVENASLMPWIAGTALIHSLAVTEKRGTFKAWTVLLAILAFSLCLVGTFLVRSGILVSVHAFASDPTRGLYILAYLVLVVGGSLLLYAFKGSEIKSLDNYERYSRESMLLINNILLMAFLSVVFLGTLLPLIHKQIGLGTISIGAPFFDQMFMILMVPFAFVLGIGPLVKWRRDQISAIRKPTIIALIVMVILGFALPYFFRNTITVSVVLGTMMSVFIVLLSVYELQQRATHRNSLFSGLFKLSRSHWGMVLAHLGVAMTVFGIAFSQNFSVERDVRMNVGDKAEILDYQVEFKGLRITDGANYQGGTAELEITHNGKYEATLNAEKRFYNVSKMGMTEAAIDWGFTRDLYAALGEKLEDNSWAVRLYYKPFIRWIWIGGLFMALGGLLCMMDKRYRLRLQNKEVAA, encoded by the coding sequence ATGATTGCAGAATTAGGCAATTATGCATTAGCGTTATCACTGGCAATGTCGGTTTTATTAGCAATTTTACCGATTTGGGGTGCTGAAAAACAAAATAGTACCCTAATTGCCTTAGCCAGACCAATGACTTGGGCGATGTTTTTATCGCTTACTCTCTCCTTTGGTTCGCTATTCTATCTGTTTGCAGTAAACGACTTTACTGTACAGTATGTGGTAAATAATTCAAATAGTAGTTTACCTTTACAGTATCGCTTGTCTGCAGTGTGGGGTGCACACGAAGGTTCACTGTTATTATGGGTATGGCTACTTTCTCTTTGGTCTGTTGGTGTTGCAGCCTTTACTCAAAAAATGCCGGAAGATGCCGTAGCTCGCGTCTTAGGCTTGATGGGGATGATCAGCATTGGCTTCTTGGTGTTTGTGATTTTTACCTCAAATCCGTTTGACCGTACCTTCCCGAATTTCCCGGTTGACGGCAGAGAATTAAACCCGATGTTGCAAGATGTGGGCTTAATTTTCCATCCGCCGCTACTTTATATGGGCTATGTGGGCTTCTCTGTTGCCTTTGCGTTTGCAATTGCTTCCTTAATGACTGGCCGTTTAGATACCGCTTGGGCAAGATGGTCTCGCCCATGGACAATGGCTGCGTGGGTGTTTTTAACGCTCGGTATCGTGTTAGGCTCTTGGTGGGCATATTACGAACTCGGTTGGGGTGGCTGGTGGTTCTGGGATCCGGTAGAAAATGCTTCTCTAATGCCTTGGATTGCCGGTACCGCCTTAATCCACTCATTAGCGGTGACCGAAAAACGCGGTACATTCAAAGCGTGGACGGTGTTATTGGCAATTCTTGCCTTCTCGCTCTGTTTAGTCGGTACTTTCTTGGTTCGTTCAGGTATTTTAGTTTCCGTTCACGCCTTTGCATCTGACCCAACTCGAGGCTTATATATTCTTGCCTACCTTGTTTTAGTGGTGGGTGGCTCGTTACTGCTTTACGCATTCAAAGGCTCAGAAATTAAAAGTTTGGATAACTACGAACGATATTCAAGAGAATCCATGCTGTTAATCAATAATATTTTGTTGATGGCATTTTTATCGGTGGTTTTTTTAGGCACATTATTACCGCTTATACACAAGCAAATTGGCTTAGGCACAATTTCCATCGGTGCACCGTTCTTCGACCAAATGTTTATGATTTTAATGGTGCCGTTTGCGTTTGTATTAGGAATCGGACCGCTTGTGAAATGGCGTCGAGATCAAATTTCAGCCATTCGTAAGCCTACGATTATTGCCCTGATTGTCATGGTCATTCTTGGCTTTGCATTGCCGTATTTCTTCCGCAATACGATTACCGTAAGCGTTGTGCTAGGCACCATGATGTCGGTCTTTATCGTACTATTAAGTGTATATGAGCTACAGCAACGTGCAACGCACCGTAATTCGTTATTTAGCGGCCTATTCAAACTTTCTCGTTCACATTGGGGGATGGTATTGGCTCACCTTGGGGTAGCGATGACGGTATTTGGTATCGCTTTTAGCCAAAACTTTAGTGTTGAACGCGATGTGCGAATGAATGTGGGCGATAAAGCGGAAATTCTAGATTACCAAGTAGAATTTAAAGGTCTTCGAATTACAGACGGTGCAAACTATCAAGGCGGCACAGCCGAGCTTGAAATTACTCATAACGGCAAATATGAAGCCACGCTCAATGCGGAAAAACGTTTTTATAACGTAAGCAAAATGGGAATGACCGAAGCCGCAATTGACTGGGGCTTCACCCGTGATCTCTACGCGGCATTAGGGGAAAAACTCGAAGATAATTCTTGGGCGGTTCGTTTGTATTACAAACCGTTTATCCGCTGGATTTGGATTGGCGGCCTCTTTATGGCGTTAGGCGGATTACTCTGTATGATGGACAAACGCTATCGTTTACGTCTGCAAAATAAAGAAGTGGCAGCATAA
- a CDS encoding HI_0552 family protein, with translation MLTSKSCDLFNIPFFQFAQLKKYCPEEIPRIKADYKTHWEIWKNLHLELHRQLGQPFGEPHIERWCNGWQVRAHFFAYYKYEFNKNSAAIISVILNRRRLQVSLDWHCYRADRSQINVHQYNQWWENLDRKRFADLEIWNGYESEYADFRQVKTFSENEFVLKDEDDFWCIGRNLEKEELDKTDVVEFIYQSIRELLPLYEKCHQ, from the coding sequence ATGCTCACATCAAAATCTTGCGATTTATTTAATATTCCGTTCTTTCAATTTGCTCAACTGAAAAAATATTGCCCTGAGGAAATTCCGCGTATTAAGGCGGATTATAAAACCCATTGGGAAATTTGGAAAAACTTGCACCTTGAACTCCACCGTCAGTTAGGGCAACCTTTTGGCGAACCGCATATTGAGCGTTGGTGTAACGGCTGGCAAGTGCGAGCGCATTTTTTTGCTTATTATAAATATGAATTTAACAAAAATTCAGCCGCAATTATTTCGGTGATTTTAAACCGCCGCCGTTTGCAAGTGAGCCTTGATTGGCATTGTTATCGGGCAGATCGCTCACAAATTAATGTGCATCAATATAATCAATGGTGGGAAAATTTAGATCGGAAACGCTTTGCCGATTTAGAGATTTGGAACGGCTATGAAAGTGAATATGCTGATTTCCGTCAAGTGAAAACCTTTTCAGAAAACGAATTTGTATTAAAAGATGAGGACGATTTTTGGTGTATCGGGCGGAATTTAGAAAAGGAAGAATTGGATAAAACGGACGTTGTGGAATTTATTTATCAGTCAATTCGGGAGCTTCTGCCACTTTATGAAAAGTGTCATCAATAA
- the ccmE gene encoding cytochrome c maturation protein CcmE: MNPRRKSRLKVVVSVLLGLSVAAGLTLYALSQNIDLFYTPSEIVNGKNDDPNKKPEVGQRIRVGGMVVEDSVKRDDKTLKVVFDLEDIGPSITVEYEGILPDLFREGQGIVAQGVLVEPKRLKATEVLAKHDENYMPPELGDKMKAQHNAVGVSEQDLKGESETDRRMKEEAQKVPMQGEAK; this comes from the coding sequence ATGAATCCAAGACGAAAATCAAGATTGAAAGTAGTGGTTTCTGTATTACTTGGTCTTTCTGTTGCAGCAGGCTTAACGCTTTATGCATTAAGTCAAAATATTGATCTGTTTTATACGCCATCGGAAATAGTCAATGGTAAAAATGATGATCCGAATAAAAAACCTGAAGTCGGGCAGCGTATTCGTGTGGGCGGAATGGTAGTGGAAGATAGCGTAAAACGTGACGATAAAACCTTAAAAGTCGTATTTGATTTAGAAGATATCGGGCCATCGATTACCGTTGAGTATGAAGGTATTCTGCCGGATTTATTCCGTGAGGGGCAAGGCATTGTTGCGCAAGGTGTGCTGGTTGAACCAAAACGTTTAAAAGCGACTGAAGTATTGGCAAAACATGATGAAAATTATATGCCGCCAGAGCTAGGTGATAAAATGAAAGCTCAGCACAATGCTGTGGGCGTTTCAGAACAAGATTTAAAAGGCGAGTCGGAAACTGATCGTCGAATGAAAGAAGAAGCTCAAAAAGTACCTATGCAAGGGGAAGCTAAATGA
- a CDS encoding type II toxin-antitoxin system HipA family toxin, with protein sequence MVKLQKTVHLNVIRTFADGHKIKVGELAENRQGIFFAYDEHYRQYFPHLSLSPFKLRFEQDLQLAPKEPHNGLHGVFADSLPDGWGMLLQDRFFAANGIDFYRISPLDRLAFVGEKGIGAISFAPQTENSTEEVSLTELGKNAEQLFDGQTEEVLNALIQAGSSGGARPKAQIFIPPQQTDICRTVAQQSDEAWIVKFTSKNLPLQFEEGLCEAAYLSMAETAQLQPVEWQLLNQQTQPWLAVKRFDYLAETGGRVHTHSLCGLLDASHRMPSMDYFGLLKATKLLCHSRQASQLQFRRAIFNLFALNQDDHTKNWAFVQDEQGNWHPSPAYDITFSPLRHGEHSMAFGLYGSKPPLKVIQELADVAGFNNWAEAKTVIDEIVGAIATFSNIAKQLEIPQTTISQIQKSLNRVWQENRGLLE encoded by the coding sequence GTGGTTAAATTACAGAAAACAGTTCACCTAAATGTGATTCGCACATTCGCAGATGGGCATAAAATCAAAGTCGGAGAATTAGCGGAAAATCGCCAAGGTATTTTCTTTGCTTATGACGAGCATTATCGCCAGTATTTTCCGCATCTCTCACTTTCGCCATTTAAATTGCGTTTTGAGCAAGATTTACAACTCGCACCTAAAGAACCTCATAATGGCTTGCACGGTGTGTTTGCCGATAGCCTTCCAGATGGTTGGGGAATGTTGTTACAAGATCGTTTTTTTGCCGCTAACGGCATTGATTTTTACCGTATTTCGCCACTGGATAGATTAGCCTTTGTCGGTGAAAAAGGGATCGGGGCAATTTCCTTTGCCCCCCAAACAGAAAATTCAACAGAAGAAGTCAGTCTGACTGAACTTGGCAAAAACGCTGAGCAGCTATTTGACGGCCAAACCGAAGAAGTGCTAAATGCCCTCATTCAGGCAGGAAGTTCGGGAGGAGCAAGACCGAAAGCCCAAATTTTTATACCTCCCCAGCAAACCGACATTTGCCGTACGGTTGCCCAACAAAGTGATGAAGCCTGGATTGTAAAATTCACCTCGAAAAATCTGCCACTGCAATTTGAAGAAGGATTATGCGAGGCTGCCTATCTTTCAATGGCAGAAACCGCACAACTACAGCCGGTGGAATGGCAACTACTCAACCAGCAAACTCAACCTTGGTTAGCAGTAAAACGTTTTGATTATTTGGCTGAAACAGGCGGGAGAGTGCATACCCATAGTTTGTGTGGGCTGTTAGATGCGAGTCACCGAATGCCATCAATGGACTACTTTGGATTACTGAAAGCAACCAAACTATTGTGCCATTCTCGCCAAGCTAGCCAACTGCAATTCCGCCGTGCAATATTTAATCTGTTTGCATTAAACCAAGACGATCACACCAAAAACTGGGCATTCGTGCAAGATGAACAGGGAAATTGGCATCCCTCCCCTGCTTACGACATTACGTTTAGCCCACTGCGTCACGGTGAACATTCAATGGCTTTTGGACTGTATGGCTCAAAACCGCCCTTAAAAGTGATTCAAGAGTTAGCTGATGTGGCAGGTTTTAATAACTGGGCGGAAGCTAAAACGGTGATCGATGAAATTGTTGGAGCCATTGCAACATTTAGCAATATAGCGAAGCAGTTGGAGATTCCCCAAACAACGATTTCACAAATCCAAAAAAGCCTTAACCGCGTTTGGCAAGAAAATAGAGGGTTGTTGGAATAG
- a CDS encoding heme ABC transporter permease: protein MWKWLHPYAKSETQYHLLGKVQPFLGWLSLIMLAVAFVWGLAYAPKDYQQGDSYRIIFIHVPAAIWSMGVYGSMAVAGLVALVWQIRQANLAMISMAPIGLVFAFISLATGAIWGKPMWGTWWVWDARLTSALVLFFLYIGVMALYSAFQDRQTGAKAAGVLSVVGVINLPIIHFSVEWWNTLHQGATITKFDKPSMAVEMLIPLLLAIFGSLIFTAWFSIWRYRIALLKDDRNRPWVKQLAKAA, encoded by the coding sequence ATGTGGAAATGGTTACACCCTTATGCAAAATCTGAAACACAGTACCATTTGCTGGGGAAAGTTCAGCCCTTTTTAGGCTGGCTAAGTTTAATTATGTTAGCAGTGGCTTTTGTGTGGGGGCTTGCCTATGCGCCGAAAGATTACCAACAAGGAGATAGCTACCGTATCATATTTATTCACGTGCCGGCAGCGATTTGGTCAATGGGTGTTTATGGTTCAATGGCAGTGGCAGGCTTAGTTGCCTTAGTGTGGCAGATTCGCCAAGCAAATTTAGCAATGATTTCAATGGCTCCTATCGGTTTAGTATTTGCTTTTATTTCCCTTGCAACAGGGGCGATTTGGGGTAAACCAATGTGGGGAACTTGGTGGGTGTGGGATGCACGACTGACTTCAGCTTTAGTGCTATTCTTTCTGTATATTGGCGTGATGGCACTTTATTCTGCCTTCCAAGACAGGCAAACCGGGGCAAAAGCCGCCGGTGTGTTATCGGTAGTTGGTGTGATTAACTTGCCGATTATCCACTTCTCGGTGGAATGGTGGAACACCTTGCACCAAGGGGCAACCATTACTAAATTTGATAAACCGTCTATGGCGGTTGAAATGCTGATTCCATTACTATTAGCGATTTTTGGCAGCCTCATTTTCACTGCATGGTTTAGCATTTGGCGTTATCGTATCGCATTATTAAAAGATGATCGTAACCGTCCTTGGGTAAAGCAGTTAGCAAAAGCAGCATAA